Proteins encoded within one genomic window of Rhododendron vialii isolate Sample 1 chromosome 1a, ASM3025357v1:
- the LOC131318958 gene encoding probable serine/threonine-protein kinase PBL19 gives MKCFTYFKDRTRSREQRSAPILEDPSKSETSAGGRETKSSCSATSHRSIPELYEEKSQNLRVFSFSELKQATNGFSRLLKIGEGGFGSVYKGSINPADGQGDSTVVAVKMLNRNSFQGHKQWVAEVHFLGVVEHPNLVKLIGYCAIDGERGIQRLLVYEFMPNKSLEDHLFNKAFPALSWERRVQIALGAAQGLTYLHEEIEVQVIYRDFKASNVLLDEDFKPKLSDFGLAREGPTAGHSHVSTAVVGTYGYAAPDYIETGHLTTKSDVWSFGVVLYEILTGRRSFERNLPKTEQKLLEWVKQYPADSKRFSMIMDPRLENQYSLVGARRIAKLADRCLVKSAKDRPMMSQVVESLKQIIRVSGEESPSSDKSLECNEHDSVNSDKKPEGGGPSESSKRRMAHLAKLSEHVGGINRRKFMILQSAKVP, from the exons ATGAAGTGTTTCACGTATTTCAAAGACAGAACTAGAAGTAGGGAACAAAGATCAGCGCCAATACTAGAAGACCCTAGCAAATCCGAGACATCGGCAGGTGGCAGAGAGACTAAATCTTCATGTTCAGCAACTTCACACCGTAGTATTCCGGAATTGTATGAAGAAAAGTCACAGAACTTGAGGGTTTTCTCATTCTCTGAGCTCAAACAGGCGACTAATGGCTTTAGTAGGTTACTTAAGATTGGGGAAGGAGGATTTGGAAGCGTGTACAAAGGCTCAATCAATCCTGCAGATGGACAGGGTGACTCTACTGTAGTCGCCGTTAAAATGCTCAATCGAAATAGCTTTCAG GGGCATAAGCAATGGGTGGCAGAAGTACATTTTCTCGGGGTTGTGGAGCACCCAAACCTTGTCAAACTTATTGGATACTGTGCTATAGATGGAGAACGAGGGATCCAACGGCTCCTTGTATATGAGTTCATGCCAAACAAAAGCTTGGAAGATCATCTCTTCAATAAAGCTTTCCCAGCGCTTTCTTGGGAAAGGAGAGTACAGATAGCGCTTGGAGCTGCTCAAGGATTGACTTATTTGCATGAAGAAATAGAAGTCCAG GTCATATATCGAGATTTTAAAGCATCAAATGTGCTATTGGATGAGGATTTCAAACCAAAGCTTTCAGACTTTGGGCTTGCCCGGGAAGGGCCGACAGCTGGACACAGTCATGTTTCGACAGCG GTTGTGGGGACATATGGATATGCTGCTCCAGATTACATCGAAACAGGACATTTGACGACTAAAAGCGACGTATggagttttggtgtggtactgTATGAGATCCTCACTGGAAGGCGGTCATTTGAAagaaacctccccaaaacggagCAGAAACTTCTGGAATGGGTAAAACAGTACCCTGCCGATAGCAAAAGATTCAGCATGATAATGGACCCGCGACTTGAAAATCAGTACTCACTCGTTGGGGCCCGTAGAATTGCCAAGTTGGCGGACCGGTGTTTGGTAAAGAGCGCAAAGGATCGGCCAATGATGAGTCAGGTGGTGGAGAGTTTGAAGCAAATTATTCGGGTTTCGGGTGAGGAAAGCCCTTCGTCTGATAAGAGCTTAGAGTGCAATGAACATGATTCGGTTAACTCGGATAAGAAGCCGGAAGGGGGGGGACCTTCCGAATCTTCGAAAAGGCGGATGGCACATTTGGCGAAACTGAGCGAGCATGTCGGAGGAATCAACAGACGGAAGTTTATGATACTGCAGAGTGCTAAAGTGCCTTAG